In the genome of Pseudobdellovibrionaceae bacterium, one region contains:
- a CDS encoding alginate export family protein produces MTNTKALTHLILLMICAGLMEALFLAEAFAQQSNPTYIQWMGNYRSRFESLHRPAGVSGGKTNRLAHQIILSANFKAQENLKFKASLLGFETWGSDYLGYAGYPYFSGQDQEMLQLYEANAEWNFASGLSVFVGRTPFEIGNGAVFSKNLDDDYPTRFDGGYFQYQTDVARFQLGGFAISSWSSGAAAYDDQDYKIYFLNADLKALEPYVKNISFTFMMLDRDEMALTVPLPVNFPKEEKDIYAISLTGETGRFFYSFDGVIQEGVNRTSGQDIRAHMLHGRTGFIAYEPWQLGVYIQYHTDTGDNASTAGVDESYDPLYYNHFQNAGKMNLLGWSNLTYYSAGLTWVLGSNSRFFLEYNRFYRTSASSGIRGLGALGGNSLVWDSGASLDGPYNNNLNSTEKFIGHEMDLTYELQTESGLRFQSITGLLLPGDYLKAYGKDAQIFFQRLGVEISF; encoded by the coding sequence ATGACGAATACGAAAGCTCTTACGCATCTTATTTTGCTAATGATTTGTGCAGGTCTTATGGAAGCCCTGTTCTTGGCAGAGGCCTTTGCGCAGCAATCTAACCCCACCTACATTCAGTGGATGGGGAATTATCGTTCGCGTTTTGAATCCCTGCATCGTCCTGCGGGGGTTTCTGGGGGAAAGACCAACCGTTTGGCTCACCAAATTATTCTCTCCGCTAACTTTAAGGCGCAGGAAAATCTAAAATTTAAAGCCTCTCTTTTGGGATTTGAAACCTGGGGGAGCGACTACTTGGGTTACGCTGGGTACCCCTATTTCAGTGGTCAAGATCAAGAGATGCTTCAACTGTATGAGGCCAATGCAGAGTGGAATTTTGCTTCGGGACTTTCTGTATTTGTGGGTCGAACGCCTTTTGAAATTGGCAATGGGGCCGTGTTTTCCAAAAACCTAGATGACGATTACCCCACACGCTTTGACGGTGGATATTTTCAATACCAAACCGATGTGGCAAGGTTTCAGCTTGGGGGCTTTGCGATCTCTAGCTGGTCCTCTGGGGCTGCCGCCTATGATGATCAAGACTATAAAATTTATTTCTTGAACGCAGACCTAAAAGCTCTTGAGCCTTATGTAAAGAATATCAGCTTTACGTTTATGATGCTTGATCGTGATGAGATGGCCCTCACAGTGCCTCTACCAGTGAATTTTCCTAAAGAAGAAAAGGACATTTACGCTATCTCTTTAACGGGCGAGACAGGACGTTTTTTTTACAGCTTTGATGGAGTGATCCAAGAAGGCGTAAACAGAACCTCTGGACAAGATATTCGTGCTCACATGTTACATGGGCGCACAGGTTTTATAGCTTATGAGCCGTGGCAGTTGGGAGTTTATATCCAATACCATACAGACACAGGAGATAACGCAAGCACAGCGGGCGTAGATGAAAGCTATGACCCCCTTTACTACAACCATTTCCAAAATGCAGGAAAGATGAACTTATTGGGCTGGAGCAATTTGACCTATTACAGTGCGGGTTTGACATGGGTTTTGGGAAGCAACTCGAGATTCTTTTTAGAATATAATCGTTTTTATCGTACTTCGGCCTCTTCTGGTATTCGTGGCCTTGGGGCCTTGGGAGGAAACTCACTGGTGTGGGATTCTGGGGCGTCTTTAGATGGACCCTATAACAATAATTTGAACTCCACTGAAAAATTTATTGGACACGAGATGGACTTGACCTATGAACTGCAAACCGAATCTGGGCTTAGGTTTCAGTCTATCACGGGGCTACTTTTACCTGGGGATTATCTGAAAGCTTATGGCAAAGATGCTCAGATTTTCTTTCAAAGACTAGGTGTGGAAATTTCTTTCTAA
- a CDS encoding MarR family transcriptional regulator has translation MSSKIINSPIERTTRKLFSIVIERLAVVISKESLSFSQVAALHIIDREGFININDISNKLNLSVSASSRMIDELVKKEFVERKEDPKNRRVKILSLSPDGEHFMNNLSIERVKIIKQSANLIVDKVKLKIIEKSKGRKK, from the coding sequence ATGAGCAGCAAAATAATAAATTCACCAATTGAACGTACCACTAGAAAACTATTCAGTATCGTTATTGAACGCCTGGCCGTTGTCATTAGCAAAGAGAGCTTAAGTTTCTCTCAGGTCGCCGCTCTTCACATTATTGATCGAGAGGGGTTCATTAACATTAATGACATTTCAAACAAACTCAATCTCTCTGTGTCTGCGTCTAGCAGAATGATTGATGAACTTGTGAAAAAAGAATTTGTTGAAAGAAAAGAAGATCCCAAAAACAGAAGAGTTAAAATTTTATCTCTTTCACCAGATGGCGAGCACTTTATGAACAACCTAAGTATCGAAAGAGTGAAAATAATAAAACAATCAGCCAACTTGATAGTAGACAAAGTAAAATTAAAAATAATCGAAAAAAGCAAAGGGAGAAAAAAATGA